In one Haloplanus salinus genomic region, the following are encoded:
- the hflX gene encoding GTPase HflX codes for MRAVVAKRVERGDADLSEIRDLARSAGYEVVGELTQTREEDAAYAFGEGKVEELAALTARTDADAVIVDNRLGPYQTFNIGGKLPDRVEVVDRFTLILDIFGQRARTRKAQLQVELAELRYELPRAEAKTSLAKRDERPGFMGLGEYDESRERDIKNQIAEIKRELDAIAEKAETRRDQRRESGFDLVALAGYTNAGKSTLMRRLAAELDVDENEDRHPDLDTTAESEDRLFTTLGTTTRRADTGKRDVLLTDTVGFVSDLPHWLVESFESTLDSVYHADLVLLVVDASESVEAMREKLVTCHDTLYERNEAPIVTVLNKIDRVDDDALAEKREALSALAPNPVAVSGLTGDCVDGLRDRIEDELPDWRFERLVLPMADDTMSLVSWVHDHANVEGETYEGEQVVLEFEARPSIVERARAKASDLAAVESA; via the coding sequence ATGAGGGCAGTCGTCGCCAAACGCGTCGAGCGCGGGGACGCCGACCTGAGCGAGATCAGGGACCTCGCACGCTCCGCGGGCTACGAGGTGGTCGGCGAACTCACGCAGACCCGCGAGGAGGACGCCGCCTACGCCTTCGGCGAGGGAAAGGTCGAAGAACTCGCGGCGCTCACGGCGCGCACCGACGCCGACGCCGTGATCGTCGACAACCGTCTCGGGCCGTATCAGACCTTCAATATCGGGGGGAAGCTCCCCGACCGCGTCGAGGTGGTGGACCGGTTCACGCTCATTCTCGACATCTTCGGCCAGCGAGCACGGACCCGCAAGGCCCAGCTCCAGGTCGAACTCGCCGAACTCCGCTACGAACTGCCGCGCGCCGAGGCCAAGACGAGCCTCGCCAAACGCGACGAGCGGCCGGGCTTCATGGGCCTCGGCGAGTACGACGAGAGCCGGGAACGCGACATCAAAAACCAGATTGCGGAGATCAAGCGGGAACTCGACGCCATCGCGGAGAAGGCGGAGACGCGGCGCGACCAGCGCCGCGAGTCCGGATTCGACCTCGTCGCCCTCGCGGGCTACACGAACGCCGGGAAGTCGACGCTGATGCGCCGTCTCGCCGCCGAACTCGACGTGGACGAGAACGAGGACCGCCATCCCGACCTCGACACCACCGCGGAGAGCGAGGACCGGCTGTTCACCACGCTCGGGACCACCACCCGCCGGGCCGACACCGGAAAGCGGGACGTACTCCTGACCGACACCGTCGGCTTCGTCTCCGACCTCCCTCACTGGCTGGTCGAATCCTTCGAGTCCACGCTCGACTCGGTGTATCACGCCGACCTCGTCCTTCTCGTCGTCGACGCCAGCGAGTCGGTCGAGGCGATGCGCGAGAAACTCGTCACCTGTCACGACACGCTGTACGAACGCAACGAGGCGCCGATCGTGACGGTGTTGAACAAGATCGACCGCGTCGACGACGACGCACTCGCGGAGAAGCGCGAGGCGCTCTCGGCACTGGCGCCCAACCCCGTCGCCGTCTCCGGCCTGACCGGCGACTGCGTCGACGGACTCCGTGACCGGATCGAGGACGAACTTCCGGACTGGCGGTTCGAACGCCTCGTCCTCCCCATGGCCGACGACACGATGAGCCTCGTCTCGTGGGTCCACGATCACGCGAACGTCGAAGGCGAGACCTACGAGGGCGAACAGGTCGTACTGGAGTTCGAAGCCCGGCCCTCCATCGTGGAACGCGCTCGCGCCAAGGCGAGTGATCTCGCCGCCGTCGAGTCGGCCTGA